Part of the Micropterus dolomieu isolate WLL.071019.BEF.003 ecotype Adirondacks linkage group LG17, ASM2129224v1, whole genome shotgun sequence genome is shown below.
ttagtttgtttgttttttctcaagTTTTATAGAAATGTGTTAATGCAGACAATACATAAGCCATTAGCCTGTGCCTCAGTCTAATATTTTATACATTAGAGTGCCAACAGGTGACTTGTAGAAGATGCCCAAATGGGCAACAGTGCTGCTGCTTTagctttgctctttgttttggagagggtgtttcagattctgaatgtgttgttgtgtggtGACTTTCACTATTCACCTCTTGTCCTACTTATTTCAGTGATGTTGGGCCACATCCTATTAACCTATACACTGTATTTCCTAAAGACTGGCAATTACAACATCTGTATTTTTGAGATGCAGCCTGTTTTGATGTCATGGTATCAGGTTGTGGTGTCCTGTCTAGTCTCTAATTGTGATACAGTTTTATAGCCTTTCTCGCCAGTATTTCAGTCTTGTTATGGTTGTATTCTCGGCTCTGTTGCTACGTGGTTGGCTTTAAATCGtttcagaataataaaatcCCACTGTTTTACTATACGCCCAGAAATAGCCGTCCCCTGAAGTAGTCCGTTAGTCCCAGGCCAAGATGGGAAAAGTGGTGAGGTCGACGCCTCACTGTAATGAATCAAGGGGGATGGGACAACGTTAAGCGCAGCACCCCAGCCTCTCACGTCCAATGAAGGCTGAGAATGGATTTGCAACAGGGAGGAAGACTCCCACTTTATCGCTGTGGCTGGTCGCAGAGGGCGGGGCTCCATGACTGCGTTTGACAGCTGCGAAATAGAAAATGTATAGCGCATAGATGTTCTGGGAAGCCATGCCGCTCCAAGGCAACCATATTATCACAAGAAATGGGATGCAGCATGGCCCTTGGTAGCCCTCGAATGACCTCGTAAATCTGGACCACCTGGAGAACACGAAATACAAAATAAGGGAAAGATTTAGCTTTTATTGTGCATAATAGAAGCCTGGGATTTTGGGGGGGCAATGCACCGTGCGTTTTCGTTCCCCGTGACTGTGGAGCGCAGTCGGACTAAGGAGCGCCTGGAGGCGAGTCTGGCCGGGCTGTGTGAGCTGGAGCTCCGCAAGCAGAGGCAGGAGTGCCTGGTGCTGGGGGCGCTGGCTCTGGGAGATCTCCTGCCCCAGGACAGCTCCAGAGGAGAGCTGGCATGTTTCAGCAGCTGGGGGCAGGAAAACTTGACACTGAGGCGCCAGCTGGTAAGAAGTTTCAGTGTCTTTTACTGCATGTTTGGATTCCAGCAGCTCTTCCATGTTGACTCACACCATAATACCACACCCTGTGCTAAAACCTCACTTTACCCGACAGTCCTACATAGTTTTGAATACCTAATAGCCTTTACAGCCTATCCACATTGTAATCCGCTTGACCGTTGGATGGACTCTTGTCCTGGGCTGCGCCTTTTGTGTAGAGGTGACCTCTATCTGCAAAAAAGTTACTCAACTTGATTAATAGGGTCTCTGTTTAAAAGGATGTACTGCATTTCTGTGCTTTGGGCTGAGATTTATGCCTGTGGGTAACGAAATCAGGGGGTGGAGCACCCGCCGTTTGTAGCGCAGACCGACTATTTAATGGCCCATTGTTCCCTCATCATGGACTTTTGTAGGTTTTACTACTTAACAAGCTCTTATTTGTGCTCCGTACAGATCATAAAGGAATGAGTCATTCCCTCAGCTTGTATGTCGTTGCTGTTGCTGCTAACATTTTATgtcataattattttaattgattaGATGGCTTTTCTTATGTAAAACTCGAGCGAAGTTGCGACAAGCAGCCTGTGTTCCGCTTTGACCAAGTGATGCCAAGATTAACATGAGAATTGAGAACTGGGCAAATGAAAGTTTCTGGAACAGCAGCTCCTACAGAAAGTTTTACGCACCACTGAGCGTGCCCGTCACTGTACATTATGTCTCATATggtctgtattttatttttattttttagttatgCTGCTTAAGTTTGATTTTTTGTGGCTGTGGAGTGTTTCTGTTTGGCTGCTCTCGCGCAGCCCGCAAGCTGTCTAAACATTGCTAAAATAAGAAGCCATTATTAAAAAGAGGgtgaaaaagaaattaaatcaGCCGCCTCCTCTTCACacctccttctcttctccctccctccttctcctccgcCGGAGGCCTAACAATAGGCGCATATGGGGCAGAATACTAATGATGGCGACCGAGGCCCCAGTGAGAGGATAAGGCGCATAGGTGGCCAGGCGTCAGTTGGATATGGCATGATATGGGCACTGTGCTATTTTTGCCGTTATGAGTCCACGTCTGAGCGTATGGACTAGTTTTAAAATCATGATTAAAACGAATACTAGGCTAATTAGAAAACAAATTCAAGATTTATACTAAACATGTATAATATCGGGGGTCAAGGGCTTCCAATGTGCACGCACACCAGTCTAGAAAATATATCATCATATCCCCCGGTGCTGGCGGAGCTGTCATCGCGTTTCATCCTGGCTCCTCATTCACACACTAACGGGAAACAGCCATTTTTAAGGCTGATGAAGAAACGACACGCGTTTCCCCGCAGGGCTACAGATTTTTCCCATTTTCTGCGCAAGTCGTCTGTGGATTGATGTTTATTAACTGTTATGCCTATCCAAGCGTGTGAGTAATTACACGGGAAACTCCTCAGAGAATATTGTTGCCCGACAGGACTCTAACTGAAGTCTCAGATTGAGTCTTCAAGATATCAGGTCGCCATCTGCGTCCAGGCCAAATCCCCAATCTCATCTTCCACGCGGGTTAAAGTCTCCAAAATGTAGGCCTGTAGTTCACGGTGCGACACAGTAACAACTGACCCATGAGACCGCCGGTGCGTGTTGCTGCCTTGAACATGAATGTGGCCCCGGACAGGCTGAGAGGCCCTTTCTGCTGGATACACTGCATGCTGTTGGAGGTGTTGACAGCTGTAGGACGCCAGACAACAGCTGGGAAAGCATGAAGCTCTGACCTCCCTCTCAGCTACCTACTGTGTCTGTTTGGAGAGATCAGAATAGAATATAATGAATTGTGTATGAGAGTGTCACATTTGTGTGGAGGAGTGTTCTGAAGTTATGTTTGATGTCCTCTGAAAAATATCAATTGACTTAATGGATTCAAATCAAGTCTTTAATTATgacatgtgcatgtgtatgtttatgGGCACATGAAAAAGGTCTGCACATGAAAGCAATGTGTCTGCAGTAGGTTTTTCAATTGTGCCTTTGCTGAACCGCTGGCTTGTCTCGATCAGGTTGTGTGTCCTTGTGTTAAGACAGCAGCACATCATTAATGAGACTATACAGCAGTTAGTCTACTCAGATCACTGGatgtttcctcctctttgttCTGGcacataaagataaaaaaaaacatttgtatatcatttagattaaaaaataacttttaaatatatgtgtacatgcaattacacatgcacacagacaaaccaGGTTGTCCAATACACATTTGCAAAAATGATGTCCACAGGCGCATACCATGAGTTGGACTCTCCCCCAACTGTCTGTCACATGAGCACAGCCTGGTGCACGTCTCTCTGTAGAGACTCCATTCACAGCCCACACTCCCTGCTGCCCTGCCTGCAAGCCTCTGTGCACATAGGACAGAGTCAGGGCATGCTAATGGGTGCTATTCACTATAGTTATGTAAACACTgtgcaaatatgtgtgtgtgcgtgtgtgtgtgtgtgtgtaaattcaACTGGTGGCAACAACTTTTAATTTATCATTCAAACTTAATTTACCTGATTAAAAgaaagcatttaaaatgtgtgtgtatatttgaaGAAAATAATGGATCAGTGGTTTAgtcaagagtgtgtgtgtgtgtgtgtgtgtgtgtgtgtgtttccagccTCCCTCAGCCCTCTCTGCATGGAGCCAGTCACAACATTGCTTTAATTATAGAGGGTCCAGCAGTGCGGCTGCATGCCTTGTGTTCCATAGATTTCCATATCCTGGCATTATTGTTTCAAAACCTTTCATTCAGTGAATGAGCTGTTCTACAAAAGAAATCCTCTTTTCAACAGCCGAGGTCCATATCGTGCCTTTTTCTTAAATGGCAGAACTGTAATTTACCTCTCACACACAATCAAAAGCTCATATTCATTTATTGGCTTGAAATTCTTTAATCACATTGACTCTCACTTTTCATCTACACTCCTCAGTAGCTGAAGATGTAACTTGTGAAATCAGTCAGCTAACAGTCATAGTGTTGTCCCAGATTCACCTGCTGGTCAGTTTTTTCATTAATTGTTGTACACAGCTCAATGGTTGGTGAGGATGGCTGCGCTGTGTTCTCTGCTACGGTTCTCTGTCTCCCCCATCCCCCACCAGCCTGGGGCTGAGGATGCAGTAAAACAGTAATGATACACTGTGTGGAGTGTCAGGGAACCAGAATGAGACCATTAATAATAGAGTACAATCAAAGACCAGCCAGCAAAATGGTCCCTGCTACACTATGAGCTTGCTCCAAAACCACACTACTAAATGTTGTATTCtgtttgattgttttctttgtctactatgttttttttgcagcagtattataatttattaaccAGCACTTCCAcggtgtgtgtatatgtgtgcatttgtgttcaTGGCCACAAAGTAAGCAATCAATTGTGTGAATCTGCatcattgatttattgatttccAATAGTCTCCCCTCCTCCAATTTCTTTACCCCACGCCAGTAGCTAAAACAAAGCTCCCCACTCTCCGTTACTGCCATACAAAACCACATTGATGTAGTAATGCTAATGCTTTGTTTATAGTAAAACAATAAGCGCCCTtgtcaagacaaaaaaaatgacagTGTTTGGGGTGAAGAAGTTGTGCTGGAAGCATAGGTTAGATTGGGTCAATTGCCCCTCAGCAGAATTTGCAGGACAAAGGAGTCAGAGCTCAAGCATTGACTGGCACACTGACCAAAAGATCACTCTGAGCAGTAGTCCAGACCTAGCTTCCTGTTTTTCAACCTTGAGCTGTCAAGGGAGAGTTAGGTAAATGTTACTAGACAATGTGACCATAAAGAAACAAGGCATGCTAGCCACTCTGTGAGGATgttcatgttcaccatcttagtttagtgtgttagcttGCTGACATTTGCTAGTACAACTGGGACTGGTAGGAATGTTCTTAGTGTTGCTGGTCATAAACCTGTACTGGACAAACATTTTAACCAGATAAAGGTGCTAAAGGAGAAATCAAAGGTTCACTAAAgtaattacaattcatccttAGGGGAACGTGAATATGTGTACCAGACTGCATGGTGATCCATCCAATCGCTGTTGAGACATGTTGAGACATATCAGGGGTAGTGTATactacccctgatatcttaaataaagatggtacaatatagtatttcaacatgctccccatcttcttacagtacacatggagtgagtagtggtgcaatataaaatgattctgtagcgggagcattatttgacaggggatattagtctatcagaatacactacccctgaaatgatgttacaaTGTAATCAAAAACGgaagatgtcataatactgtgagagttataactttatgggactggaaaagggaacacataaggtagcatttttcaataGGGCAGAGCGACTCGATAGACCCTGCTGTCGATTTgcgctacggtagcatttttcgacaaggcagcatatatcgtcagaacaccggcattGCTGTGTTGAGCATTTACATACCTTTCCAAATTTCTGTAAGCAGTGTTTTATTGGCACAGacatacaaatattaaaaaacagtgCTCAGGAAGTGCAGAAGACTGTAGTGGTTGTCTGACACACTCTCCATCATGGTGCGTTTGCAATGTAAAAAGTGTGACCTCATTATAAGGACATGCTCAATCTTCTGGTAATGGAGTCTCTTAATCAGTCTTGATTGTCAACAGTATCTCCTTCAACAATATAAAggtcctttgtgtgtgtgcatgtgcgcaggtgtgcatgtgtgtgggcgcgtgcatgcatgcgtgtgtCAAGGTGTGTTAACCCATGTGGACAAGCTGTCTGCAGATGTGTGTCAGATGATGCTGACATGAGACCGGTGCAAATTGTCTGTCTGGCTAAACTAGTATGTCCAATTTCACTGTCttaccagagtgtgtgtgtgtgtgtgtgtgtgtgtgtgtgtgtgtgtgtgtgtgtaatgaaatgtaaatcTGTGCATTGTCCTTCACACTTGGCATACTTTATGTGACGAGTCTCTGTGTGTCCAGAGATAAAGATAAGATGGGGACCTTGGAGAAGTTCCAGACTCCCCTGACAATGCTGAGAGTTACCCACGTTGTCTACCTCCTCCATGGTGGCGTTATTATCCGTGATTCTATTATGACGTGAGACATACTGAATAAAGCTGAGCGAATGTGATGTTACCTTAACTTCAGTCTGTACCAAAATCTTCTCTGACATCAGATTTGTGTTTTAGTAAATTTGTATATTCAAGAAAAGACGAATGAGGCTCATCAAGTATTCTTCTATTCATCAAAGTTAAGATTGACCagaagtaaaagtgtgtgtgtgcgtgcgtgcgtgtgtgtgtgtgtgtgtgcgtgcatgtgtgcaccTCTGTCTTTAGGAGAGTTTTAGGCCTTCAGAGTGAGGGCACTTTTTGCAAATTCAAGTCTTAATGTCCGGTTTTGTAGATTTGGAATGTATATAATCAGCGGAGGGTCCTTGTATTAAAGAAAGAAGTACAAGGATGAATAtgtatgttgtgtttgtctgttcttAAATTGCATgttccttcttttctctctaTCTGAGCTGTATGAACAAGCAcatttgcatgtatttgtacacactcacacacataaaagaaCATCCTCCTACCCTTTACAGACCTTTGAATTAGTCATGTTCTGACTGACTGCttgagagtgagtgtgatggCCACGTTTGTATTTTTAGTAACTAGTGAAGGATAGTCTACATTTGGGTTTTGGCCTTAtcagttttgacattttgtgtttttactcatTTGGGTCATTTTTACACCTGATTGTTGGGACAACGCTTATAAAATCTACTTCTTGTTCATACACCAACTTTATCAGATTGAAATATCAATCTATGCAAAATAAAGGGACTGCTACTCTACAAATTGTTTTAATGTCAGTAGATAACACAATGCTTCAAAACTGGCAGGATGATAAACTTAAGTCAAATACAACCCATCTACACATTTCAGAGTTTATCTCAACAGGAGACAGACGATTAACTGAGTGCCAAACTGAATAAGAGCCAGCGTGCAGCTGGAGAAAAAGCAGTGAAAGACTCACAGCTGTGCTCCTGTCATTAGCATTTCTGCAAACTAGTAATTTAATTGCAAGGGCTGTTTGAActttttgctttgttgttgaAATCACTGATTGTTGCCACTTGCAATTTGGCAATCAAATATAGACAGCAAGAAAACagactgagtgtgtttgtgtctatttGTGTTTCAGAGTGCCCTTCACAGTTCCCCATGGGGCCTGATGCAGGCACTGGAACAGCAGGTGGGAGAGCTGAAGATCGACGCTGATGACGGCTGCTATGATGGAGCTCAAGGCGACACGGGCGACAGTCGGCCGAGTTCTGGTGCTTCCACAGCTTTAAACCATTTCTTTGATCACACCTCTGACATGCTTGTAGTTAAGAGTTTCATAAATGTGCTATTTGTGATTTACTTACTTTCGCTAAAGCCAGTTAACAGTTGTTTTGTACAATAGCTCATGTTTAGTCTTTGCATTATTAAATATGCttgttatttatttctgctCTCATTGTTCTATCATGCTCCAGttgcttttaattttgttttctggCCTATTTGTGAAATGCGGTGAGACACAGCCTGCATCAAGCAGCATATATTTAGAGAACTGGAATGATCAGTGAGCTATGAATGAGATAGTCATCTCCTCTCTCTAACTGTAATTCCTAGGTTTCTATGAGTCAAGTGGGGGTCAGTCGCCAAAAGGAAGATCTTGTTCCACTGAGGCCACAGAGACTGTCTCCTCCTGGACTTACACCAACGACAGGCCAAAGTCTGTGGGTAAGAAAAAGTAGATCTGGAAACACTGAGGTACACTTAAACTTGCACGCACATGCATCCTCAGAAATAGCGACATAAAAAGTTCTATGTGTAACTTAAGCAGAACAAATGTCCGCGTATAATTTTAGTATTATAAACTATCTGTTTGAATCAGAGCATGTTCTCTTTAAAGTAATTCATTTTGAAACACGGAGTTTGGATTTATTCTCACTGCTAACGTATCGGTTGTTCGAACCCCGAAAAACAGGCAATGCGGTGGAGATCATGTGGATAAACAAGCTGCAACAACCACAGCAAAGAGAGATACATATAAACATAAAGTTTTATAAGCTTTAGTATTCCTTTCAATGAAAATATATGTTTAAAATTGGCATTTATGTATACATTAGGAGTGAAATTAAGCATTAAAACCAAGAGTTTGCATTCTGGAGTGAAGTTTGGGGTTTATGCTGTACACACTATGTTACCTATTGACTTACAAATGAAACCTTTCTGACAGTTCagcttctcttcttttctttggtGAGCTTTCATTGTATATGCCCTATGAAATACTTTTAGGTGTGCCAATACTGAAAATAACATACTCAGTAACAAATTATGCCTCTGTCATGTCCATCATGCATTATTGCTTATGTCTAGTTTATagattcattattttgtttgcatTATTATAATTCTGCGCCTTGGCCTACAATTGTATTGTTTTCTGTTATTAGGAGATCCCCTCATGCTGAATGGAGAACTGGATGTGCCAGTCCTACGCACCACCCTACCTCGCTCTTTCTCTGCTCCTTACCCACCTCTGGAGGGCATCGCTGAGGAGGTTACAGCAGTGGACTCTTGGCATTGGGACCCTACTGCAGCCAACTACGCCTGGGAGCAGCAGCCTGCAGAGGATCACGTCACAGAGGAGGACTACCAGCAAGCCTTAAAGGTAGAGGGTTACATCCTAAGTCTCATCCAACGTCATACCCTTGCACCACGGCCATGTCAGCCTCGCACCACCCTGAGCCCCGACCCCCCATACTGCATTGCCTCCGGACACAGCTCCCTACACAGGAGAACTCCTTCTCTGACCACAGAACAACGCCTTCCAGACCCCCATCTCCAGTCCCACGTTGACCTTTCAACAAACCCTAAGAGCCATGGCTGGGGTTGTGACCTGCTGGAGGGGGAAGCCTGTGGAGGAGAGGCCCCATCTTTGGAGGAGGACTGTTATCTGGCTCTGCCCTACCCCCAGCCCAGGCCACACTCCTTGGCTGAGAGGCTACCATCACCTCTGCCCTCCCTGGACCCCAACTGTGGTGTTGGGACTCTTGACCTTTGTTGTGAACCCACATCCCCCCAGCATTACTTACACCCACAACCCCCTATTCATCACAAACACAATTTAGTAAGTGCTCAGTATATCCCCGGACAAGCCTGCCATGCCCCTGTACGCTCCCCCAGACACTACAACCCAGACCAGCCAAAGTCCAACCGAGCTGTCGCCTCTCCTGACCACCCAAACTCCAAGTCCAGAACGTCTAAGAAGAGCCACAATGAGCGACAGAGAGCCAAGAAATCAGGCAGTAAAACCAGTCGATCCCAGTCTGAAAACAGCCTCCTGGGCCAGAGAGTGCTGCCTGAGCGCAGGTACAGCACCACTGAGAGACACCCAGGCAGAGGGGATCTTGCTCACAACCAAGGCCCAGTCACTGGACCGCAGGTGTGCAACAACAGCCACAACGGGAGCCGACGTTGGTGCTCCAGCCTGGAGCTCAGCCAGGATGAAGGGGAGTCCCTAGCAGATCCGGCACATAGACGACCACCTCGTAAAGCTCGCCATGGTCATTCTTCTCCCCATTCTCAACCACAGAActaccaccaccagcagcacaACCAGCGCTGGGACCCAGACTTTCAGGAGAGAGCACCTCTCTGTCAGGGAGAGGAGGGCTACACTGGCGCAGCCCCTGCTGAGTCCGAGTCCAGCATGAGTGAGGTGTATTCCCCAGCCTCCAGCTCACTGTCCAGTGACTCAGATGAGAGTGGGGGGCTCGTGTGGCCGCAGCAGCTGCCACCACGCCTTGCTTCtacctcctcctcatcctcaccgTCACCACAGGCCACTGCCAACACCCCTTCTCAATCAAAAGCCTTTGTCAAGATAAAAGCATCCCATGCTCTCAAAAAGAAGATCCTCAGATTTCGGTCCGGGTCCCTCAAAGTCATGACTACTGTATGAGGAAAGGGTTAAACctgttttaaacccataacCTTCACTACTATGTTGAAAAGCCATTGTAAGAGCTCCACTGTTGCATTTTGGTCACCAATCATTGTGTTGTCATGATAACTACCCAATCCAGTCTACCTACCTCTAATTGCAGACTGTTTGTAGTGTGAGTCATTTACATTAATGGTCATGATTAAAGATCTGCTAGAGATCATCTGTCTGTAGTATTTGTTTGAATTTATCTTGTAGCTGACATCCATCAGACACAAAGCTAATGACCATTATCCTGCTCTTATTGATGataattgatgtgatggaataactttccatcacatcaattatCATCAACAACTTTGTTGACTTGGACCACAAGGTAGCTAAGTGACTGAATATGCTGCCAGTTTTTCATGATGCCTGTTGGCCTTAACCACCAACAGACCATAATCATAGATTTATGGTTAATTTATTCCTACATTTTGTGAAGGAAGCCTACACAACTAATAGGTACATGGTCAAAACCTTCAAGTCTTGCACCACATAAATTAGATAAAAGTGTTTTATGGCACTGACTTGTGTGTAAATTTGCAATATTTGACAGGTCCAAAATTTCCCAATAATTTCCTAGGAAGTTTGCGGGAAAGAACTATGCAATTTGGTACTAATCAGAGGGAACAGCTACATTTAAACCCAAATAAATATTCATTGAATATTCATTTATTGTTAGAAACTTTATGCTCAAAACTTCACATTTTGCATGGCACTGACTGTAGTAGCCTTGCAAGGTTACGCTACCAGTGATTTGAACATTGTCTctattttcaacaaacaaatTAGTATTAAATCACAGTTCTTTCCAGGGACCTTCTTGGAAATGATTTAGAAATGATTAGGAAATTATTCAGaaaccataaaataaaagcacaagaacTAAAAGACCCTATCAAAACTAAAATGTGAAAAGTTTGTGGTAAGACTTGAAGCTTTAGAACAAGAATTGGTCCTGTACTTAGCCAGCATCCTATAGAAAAACCTTTCATTTGTGCAGGAGTGAACAAATGTGTAATAGTACATATCTATGTTTACAGTTGTTTGTCCTACAGTCTTAAAATTCATGGGCTGGTTGTGACTCTCTAAGCAGGGAATGCCCACTTATCTTTATCGTTCACTACACTCAGCTCTGCCTCTTTGTAAATTGTGGATTCACATTGAAGTGAACTACCCATTACATCTCTTCATCTGCCAGCTGCTTCAGGGGACAGTGAGCATATAACAGATGTCTGTGAGTCAGAAATGGGTTTAGTAGAGGCCATAGTAAGGGGCCTatgtacatgcatgcatgcacatacagaATGTCAAAGTGCACGGATTCAATAAAACACAGACGTCTTGTAAATGTATCTGTTTATGTATATACCATGATGTGGCCTTGTTTGGAATGAATGTAGTTTGTAAATAAAGGCAATTTTGCTCTAAATTTtggtacatttacacatttttattgttttgtttattcttaAATGCATGGCCCTGGTACAACAAGATCATTAAAACATCGTGTATTAGAAAATTTTTATGAATTTACATTTCATAAACTTCTGTAGAAGTGCATTTGTCTGAattgcatttatttgacaaacCTACAAACATCACTTAAGCTGATTACCTGTTCAATGTCTTCTCAAATCGTACCAATTGTCTTTATGGtctgtcacaatataacaatcAGCCAAGAACTCACCATGCACTTTGGCCATTGAGCATGAGATATTTAGAATGTAGCTCCCTCTTGTGGTCTATGTAGCCTATATTCCTGTTACACAAGAGGATGTGACTGGGCATGGTAAATGGTAAAGTTACTGTACCATGAGGTAATCAtattggtgtgtatgtgtgttacaagaattaataattaattgtaGATAGAATGAAATAATGTTAATGATCAGTATGCTTAGTATCTCACTGCAACAAACTtgaattacaacacacaaagagTACATAGATAAAACCATTTATATATTCCTCTTAATGAGGACCAGAAATACATAGAAACACAGTCTCAGATTGCCCTTTTGtaagaacaaaaaacagaagtgtTAAGCGTTTTGTTGCCTGAGACGCAAATGTTCACAGGAAATACTGCCGATTGACCAATAGTTCCTGATCCTGACCCAGTCCTGACATGCAACTAGGGCTGCacctaacaattattttaatgtattaacCTAACATTGTTTTGGACCTAACATGTATTGACATGTATATGACCAAAACAATTGTGAAAATTGTCGATCATAGTTCCTTAAAGGCCAAGGCAACGTCCTCAAATATCTTCTTTTTTCCAccacccaaatatattcagtttactgtcatagaagagtaaataaaccagaaaatattcacatttgagaagctgaaatctTTTAAAAAGAACATCATTCAGTGACACAGTGTATCAAAGTCAATATGCCCTCAGATTTTAGTCATCTCCTTTCCATTGCTTGTGCTCTTGGTTTCGGTATTAGTGATGCTCACTCTGGTCGTAGGATCCTCGCTGATGAAGTGGAGCATGTTGCGCAGGGAGCGGTTCATGCTGTCTTTGAAGCCCCTGCCCAGACACACATAGAGCAGTGGGTTGAGGCAACTGTTGAAATACGCCAGGCAGAGTGTCAGTACGTGTGCCTGGTAAACTGCAGGGCTGTGAGCGGAATTTCGAGGGGTCACCAATATGAGGAAGTCAACAATGTGTAGCGGGAGCCAGCACAGGAAGAAGCTCAGCACCACTGCTAGGATGACCCTCACTGTTCTCTTGGAGCGGGTCCGTCCACGGGTCAGTCCTCTCTCGGCCCTCATGTACACCACCAAGTGACAGACTACAATCACCAGGAATGGGAGGAAGAATCCCACGAAGAAGCGAAAGCAGGTGACGAGCCAGGCACTGACTACAGTGTACCTTGCCACGCACTCTCGCTTGTCTGCACCTGCCTCGATCTCCTTGGTGTAGACAAACTGGGGGATGCTGCCAATTAGGGCCAGGCACCAGACAGCAACGCACGTGCACGCAGCCTGCTTAGGTCGCCTGCGGTTCTGACACCACACGGGTTTGCTGACCAGCATCCAGCGATCCACACTGATCAAAACCAGCTGCAGGACACTGCAGTACATCACCAGGTAAAACAGGCCTTTGACCATTGTGCAGGCCAGCGGGCCAAAGTGCCAGTGGTCATCGTGGGCTAGAGGGACCATGAGCAAGGGGAGGGAGAGGCAGCACAGAAGATCAGCCAGGGCGAGGTTGAGAAACCAGAGGGAAGTGACAGAGCGTTGCATGCAGAAGCCCGTCACCCACACCACCAGCGCGTTTCCAGGCACACCCAGCAGG
Proteins encoded:
- the LOC123985512 gene encoding dapper homolog 3-like; the protein is MHRAFSFPVTVERSRTKERLEASLAGLCELELRKQRQECLVLGALALGDLLPQDSSRGELACFSSWGQENLTLRRQLSALHSSPWGLMQALEQQVGELKIDADDGCYDGAQGDTGDSRPSSGFYESSGGQSPKGRSCSTEATETVSSWTYTNDRPKSVGDPLMLNGELDVPVLRTTLPRSFSAPYPPLEGIAEEVTAVDSWHWDPTAANYAWEQQPAEDHVTEEDYQQALKVEGYILSLIQRHTLAPRPCQPRTTLSPDPPYCIASGHSSLHRRTPSLTTEQRLPDPHLQSHVDLSTNPKSHGWGCDLLEGEACGGEAPSLEEDCYLALPYPQPRPHSLAERLPSPLPSLDPNCGVGTLDLCCEPTSPQHYLHPQPPIHHKHNLVSAQYIPGQACHAPVRSPRHYNPDQPKSNRAVASPDHPNSKSRTSKKSHNERQRAKKSGSKTSRSQSENSLLGQRVLPERRYSTTERHPGRGDLAHNQGPVTGPQVCNNSHNGSRRWCSSLELSQDEGESLADPAHRRPPRKARHGHSSPHSQPQNYHHQQHNQRWDPDFQERAPLCQGEEGYTGAAPAESESSMSEVYSPASSSLSSDSDESGGLVWPQQLPPRLASTSSSSSPSPQATANTPSQSKAFVKIKASHALKKKILRFRSGSLKVMTTV
- the c5ar1 gene encoding C5a anaphylatoxin chemotactic receptor 1, whose product is MNDVGDYDFNENMPDFNMSDYNYTLPEIPHTLALEIQPIQIAALVFYGLVVLLGVPGNALVVWVTGFCMQRSVTSLWFLNLALADLLCCLSLPLLMVPLAHDDHWHFGPLACTMVKGLFYLVMYCSVLQLVLISVDRWMLVSKPVWCQNRRRPKQAACTCVAVWCLALIGSIPQFVYTKEIEAGADKRECVARYTVVSAWLVTCFRFFVGFFLPFLVIVVCHLVVYMRAERGLTRGRTRSKRTVRVILAVVLSFFLCWLPLHIVDFLILVTPRNSAHSPAVYQAHVLTLCLAYFNSCLNPLLYVCLGRGFKDSMNRSLRNMLHFISEDPTTRVSITNTETKSTSNGKEMTKI